The sequence below is a genomic window from Methylophilus sp. DW102.
CAGCGTCGTCGCATAGGTGACATCGTCTACGGCAAACGTACTGGAGCAGCAACCGGTGCCAGCAAAGACGATGCGATTAAACGCCACATCGGAGGTGAACCCAATAAAGCCATTTAGAGTTTGATTGCTGACGTAAGGGTCTGGCGCGGCATAGGTGGCAATATGATGATACTCACCATAGGCCGGGCCGATACGGGCCAAGCTGATGGAGAGCAATTGTAGCCGGGCATTGTTCATGGTGAGCCCAAAGGCAGTGATTGGCTGACTAAATATCAGATCCGCCCAGCCGCCGTATGAGGTGTTGAAATAGAGGTTGGTTGTGCCATTGATATCTATCGCTGAAGAAGGTGCATCGACACTGACACTGCCGCTCAATGTGAAGTCATTGAGGTGGATGCCGGTGCTGCTGGGATCGAGGTCTGCCGTCACTGCGTCAAAGGTTTCGCTAGACACCGTACCCGCTGCAGTCAAAAAGCTGGTTTTATCCGTGTATACCGTGAAGGCTGCTATCGCGGGCATGCTAGTCAGGCCAATAGTAAAAAGCGTAAGGAGTTTGATAAACCAAGCTGGATTAATCACTGGGGATGACATCACATGCTCCTTTTAAATAAATGATGGGATGAGAATGCTTGTATGTGTGTTAAAGCGACCTGGCAAAATATGCCTGTATTTTCTCAAGCGCT
It includes:
- a CDS encoding PEP-CTERM sorting domain-containing protein, which translates into the protein MSSPVINPAWFIKLLTLFTIGLTSMPAIAAFTVYTDKTSFLTAAGTVSSETFDAVTADLDPSSTGIHLNDFTLSGSVSVDAPSSAIDINGTTNLYFNTSYGGWADLIFSQPITAFGLTMNNARLQLLSISLARIGPAYGEYHHIATYAAPDPYVSNQTLNGFIGFTSDVAFNRIVFAGTGCCSSTFAVDDVTYATTLATPVPEPLSASLLGLGVAGLCLFRKQPLRV